One Setaria viridis chromosome 5, Setaria_viridis_v4.0, whole genome shotgun sequence genomic region harbors:
- the LOC140222947 gene encoding factor of DNA methylation 1-like, with amino-acid sequence MGELNEKPFQDACKRKYGDDDYQMRAAELVSTWQEELKNPFWHPFMIVQVNGEHKEFLDDDDPKLKFLLIEYGEDVCNAVKAALMEMNEYNPSGRYVVPELWNFGEGWRATMEEVLKHLFGQMKRETTQGPQAHQATK; translated from the exons ATGGGAGAACTTAACGAGAAGCCATTTCAAGATGCATGTAAGAGAAAATATGGAGACGACGATTACCAGATGAGAGCAGCAGAGTTGGTCTCAACTTGGCAGGAGGAATTGAAGAACCCATTCTGGCATCCTTTTATGATTGTTCAGGTTAATGGAGAACACAAG GAATTTCTAGATGACGATGATCCAAAACTGAAGTTCCTGCTGATCGAGTATGGCGAGGATGTGTGCAATGCAGTGAAGGCCGCGCTGATGGAGATGAACGAGTACAACCCCAGCGGGCGTTATGTGGTGCCCGAGCTCTGGAACTTTGGGGAAGGCTGGAGGGCGACGATGGAGGAGGTCCTCAAGCACCTGTTTGGGCAGATGAAACGTGAAACAACACAGGGTCCTCAAGCCCACCAAGCCACTAAGTAG
- the LOC117855470 gene encoding uncharacterized protein, which produces MGESRGSPVCRGVDRIPPGGAAAGQDLGASRKRKAAVMSEDSSNLVGNGEHLEVAYEDSQKLLMEIEDLKAQIDKDVKELGYCEANEKLRVELVQKAEQMQCLKKQNEEVQGNNDGMRKQNEKLQAKNDGLAKQNKELQAKNDDLVKENEELRTNKDSMRKQNGELQTKNVGLSKWNEELNSKNAGLVKQNKELQAKNDGLAKQNKDLQAKNDDLVEENEKLRVKLVLKAKEMQCLRKQNEEVQGKNDGMRKQNEELHVKNDDLAKQNKELQAKNDDLVKENDELRTNRHHEEAEWGAAGRECKPNKGE; this is translated from the exons ATGGGAGAGTCCCGCGGGTCGCCCGTGTGCCGTGGTGTCGATCGAATTCCTCCTGGTGGTG CTGCAGCAGGCCAGGATCTTGGGGCAAGCAGAAAGAGGAAAGCTGCAGTTATGTCTGAAGATTCGAGCAATCTGGTTGGGAATGGAG AACATTTGGAGGTGGCGTACGAGGATTCTCAGAAGCTTTTAATGGAGATTGAAGACCTGAAGGCTCAAATAGATAAGGATGTGAAAGAGCTTGGGTACTGTGAGGCGAATGAGAAGCTGAGAGTTGAGCTGGTTCAGAAGGCGGAACAGATGCAGTGCCTGAAGAAGCAGAATGAGGAGGTGCAAGGCAATAATGATGGAATGAGGAAGCAGAATGAGAAGCTGCAAGCCAAGAATGATGGCCTGGCGAAGCAAAATAAGGAACTGCAAGCCAAGAATGATGATCTGGTGAAGGAGAATGAGGAGCTGCGAACCAATAAAGACAGCATGAGGAAGCAGAATGGGGAGTTGCAAACCAAGAATGTCGGCCTATCAAAGTGGAATGAGGAGCTGAACTCAAAGAATGCCGGCCTGGTGAAGCAGAATAAGGAGCTGCAGGCCAAGAACGATGGCCTGGCGAAGCAGAACAAGGACCTGCAAGCCAAGAATGATGATCTGGTTGAGGAGAATGAGAAGCTGAGAGTTAAGCTGGTTCTGAAGGCGAAAGAGATGCAGTGCCTGAGGAAGCAGAATGAGGAGGTGCAAGGCAAGAATGATGGAATGAGGAAGCAGAATGAGGAGCTGCATGTCAAGAATGATGACCTGGCGAAGCAGAACAAGGAACTGCAAGCCAAGAATGATGATCTGGTGAAGGAGAATGATGAGCTGCGAACCAATAGACATCATGAGGAAGCGGAATGGGGCGCTGCAGGTCGAGAATGTAAGCCTAACAAAGGGGAATGA